In Candidatus Binatia bacterium, one DNA window encodes the following:
- a CDS encoding MFS transporter: MVTWQRTLWLMVAVQAMMSFAFSVSGPFLPLYVIQLGVRPIAAVSIWAGVIASANFLLAAIFSPVWGGIADRTGRKAMVIRSCVAIAIFTALMGLVQNVWQLFLARACMGIFSGFSAAAIAMVGTAVPEESLGFSLGWMATGQLIGGLCGPLFGGVLADRLHDYRQVFFATSAVALAATLVCALLVREPVRPAPPREGRASFWESLREVVSHPQLAPMFLVVLLAQVVAFGVQPIVPLFVRALTSNASGVATAVGLAFAVTGLADLIASPFLGKRSDRIGYRRVLMISLCGVAAFTIPQAFVRGIAAFVALRFGVGLFLGGVLPTANALIGRLFPLERRGQVYGITSSATFLGMFAGPLLGGAIGARFGFEAVFLTIGALALANLAWVGFSVRAAPEAVPIR; this comes from the coding sequence GTGGTCACGTGGCAACGCACGCTCTGGCTCATGGTAGCGGTGCAGGCGATGATGTCCTTCGCCTTCTCCGTTTCCGGCCCGTTTTTACCGCTTTACGTCATTCAGCTCGGCGTTAGGCCGATCGCCGCAGTATCGATTTGGGCGGGCGTCATCGCGTCCGCGAACTTCTTGCTGGCCGCGATCTTCTCGCCCGTCTGGGGTGGCATCGCCGATCGCACCGGCCGCAAAGCGATGGTGATTCGCTCGTGCGTGGCAATCGCTATCTTCACCGCGCTCATGGGGCTGGTCCAGAACGTGTGGCAGCTCTTTTTGGCGCGGGCCTGCATGGGGATCTTCAGCGGCTTTTCGGCCGCCGCCATCGCGATGGTTGGCACGGCGGTGCCGGAGGAGAGCCTCGGCTTCTCGCTCGGATGGATGGCGACCGGACAGTTGATCGGCGGGCTCTGCGGGCCGCTCTTCGGCGGAGTTCTCGCGGACCGGCTTCACGACTACCGCCAGGTCTTCTTTGCGACGTCGGCCGTCGCGCTTGCCGCCACGCTGGTGTGCGCGCTGCTCGTCCGCGAGCCCGTTCGGCCCGCGCCACCGCGCGAAGGGCGCGCCTCGTTTTGGGAGAGCCTGCGCGAGGTCGTGTCGCATCCTCAGCTCGCCCCGATGTTCCTCGTCGTGCTGCTCGCGCAGGTCGTCGCGTTCGGCGTGCAGCCCATCGTGCCGCTCTTCGTACGCGCCCTGACCAGCAACGCGTCCGGCGTCGCAACCGCGGTCGGGCTGGCGTTTGCGGTGACGGGGCTCGCGGATCTGATCGCGTCGCCGTTTTTGGGCAAGCGAAGCGACCGCATCGGCTACCGCCGCGTGCTGATGATATCGTTGTGCGGCGTCGCAGCATTCACCATTCCGCAGGCGTTCGTCCGGGGCATTGCGGCGTTCGTGGCGCTGCGTTTCGGCGTGGGACTCTTCTTGGGCGGCGTGCTTCCGACGGCAAACGCGCTGATCGGTCGCCTCTTTCCGCTCGAACGGCGCGGTCAGGTCTACGGGATCACGTCGAGCGCCACGTTCCTCGGCATGTTTGCGGGACCGCTTTTGGGCGGAGCGATCGGCGCGCGCTTCGGCTTCGAGGCGGTCTTTCTGACGATCGGTGCGCTCGCGCTCGCGAACCTTGCGTGGGTGGGCTTCAGCGTGCGGGCGGCTCCGGAGGCCGTACCGATTCGTTGA
- a CDS encoding GAF domain-containing protein, protein MTSSPNYDQLERQVRELIADETDFVANAGNFAAFVYHELPEVNWAGFYLAAPSGELVLGPFAGRPACTRLAAGRGVCGAAVTRRATLVVDDVGAFTDHIVCDTASRSEIVVPLERDERLWGVFDCDSPMLARFDEEDRAGIERLVRAFNESVRPPEPPAR, encoded by the coding sequence ATGACGAGTTCGCCGAATTACGACCAACTCGAACGCCAGGTTCGCGAGCTGATCGCGGACGAGACCGACTTCGTCGCCAACGCCGGCAACTTCGCCGCGTTCGTCTATCACGAGCTGCCCGAGGTCAACTGGGCCGGCTTCTATCTCGCCGCGCCATCCGGCGAGCTGGTGCTCGGACCCTTCGCCGGACGACCGGCCTGCACGCGGCTCGCGGCGGGTCGCGGAGTCTGCGGCGCCGCCGTGACGCGGCGCGCAACGCTCGTCGTCGATGACGTCGGCGCATTCACGGATCACATCGTTTGCGACACGGCGTCGCGTTCGGAGATCGTGGTGCCGCTGGAGCGCGACGAACGCCTCTGGGGCGTCTTCGACTGCGACAGCCCGATGCTCGCGCGCTTCGACGAGGAGGATCGCGCGGGAATCGAGCGCCTCGTGCGGGCCTTCAACGAATCGGTACGGCCTCCGGAGCCGCCCGCACGCTGA
- a CDS encoding aquaporin: MQLSLLRRAGAECAGTMLLLAAIVGSGIMAQRLAGGNTAIALLANALATGGVLVAIILALEPISGAHFNPAVTIAAALRARLAWSDVPSYIAAQVAGAIVGVALANVMFGEPALFVSHHARHGWPIVLSEFVATFGLLATISGCTLYRSNLTAFAVAGYIVGAYWFTSSTSFANPAVAIGRSLSDTFAGIAPADVPAFIIAQLAGALAATAVFAWLLPPYKPARSRNMKRSVLFVCVHNSARSQMAEAFLNKQCPDDFVAESAGLEAGTLNPLAVLAMHEVGIDISSQTSKSAFDLFARGSRYSYVVTVCDETSAERCPIFPGAARHLHWSFPDPAALEGTWDERLAKTRMIRDQIRAQIEAWCGQMCEPAAQRPG, from the coding sequence ATGCAGCTGAGCCTCCTGCGGCGAGCGGGCGCTGAGTGCGCCGGCACGATGCTTCTCCTTGCCGCAATCGTTGGCTCCGGCATTATGGCGCAACGGTTGGCGGGCGGGAACACTGCGATTGCGCTGCTTGCGAACGCTCTCGCGACTGGCGGCGTTTTGGTCGCAATCATTCTGGCGCTGGAACCGATTTCCGGAGCGCATTTCAATCCCGCCGTAACAATCGCCGCCGCCCTGCGTGCACGATTGGCATGGAGCGACGTCCCGTCGTACATCGCCGCTCAGGTCGCCGGAGCCATCGTCGGGGTCGCCTTGGCAAACGTCATGTTTGGCGAGCCGGCCCTCTTCGTATCGCACCACGCGCGCCATGGCTGGCCAATCGTTTTGAGTGAGTTCGTTGCTACGTTCGGTCTTCTCGCGACGATCTCGGGATGTACGCTCTACCGATCGAATCTCACCGCTTTCGCGGTCGCAGGATACATTGTTGGCGCGTATTGGTTTACGTCGTCGACATCGTTCGCTAATCCCGCGGTCGCGATTGGCCGGTCGCTGAGCGACACGTTCGCCGGCATTGCGCCAGCGGACGTTCCCGCTTTCATCATCGCTCAGCTTGCGGGGGCGCTGGCGGCTACGGCCGTTTTCGCGTGGTTATTGCCTCCCTACAAACCTGCCAGGAGCCGCAACATGAAGAGGTCGGTGCTATTCGTTTGCGTTCACAATTCGGCACGCAGCCAGATGGCGGAGGCCTTTCTCAACAAACAGTGCCCCGACGATTTCGTCGCGGAAAGCGCCGGGCTAGAGGCCGGCACGCTGAATCCCTTAGCCGTGCTAGCGATGCACGAGGTCGGCATCGACATTTCGAGCCAGACCAGCAAGAGCGCCTTCGACCTCTTCGCACGTGGGAGCCGTTATTCGTACGTCGTTACCGTCTGCGACGAGACGAGCGCCGAGCGCTGCCCGATATTCCCCGGCGCAGCTCGGCATCTGCATTGGAGCTTTCCCGATCCTGCAGCGCTTGAGGGCACGTGGGATGAGCGCCTTGCGAAAACCAGGATGATTCGAGATCAGATCCGAGCACAAATCGAAGCGTGGTGCGGCCAAATGTGCGAACCTGCCGCTCAACGGCCCGGATAG